In Polynucleobacter sp. MWH-S4W17, a genomic segment contains:
- a CDS encoding ABC transporter ATP-binding protein codes for MTLQETILKTIGLGKSFKGFSAVTDVNLDVARGTIHALIGPNGAGKTTCFNLLTKFLEPSSGQILFNGFDITKEAPAQIARRGIIRSFQISAVFPHLTVIENVRVALQRELGTEFHFWKSGNSLNVLNERALELLHEVGLEDFANEETLNLAYGRKRALEIATTLAMEPELMLLDEPTQGMGHEDVERVTELIDRVAKGRTILMVEHNMKVVSSIADRITVLQRGSVLAEGSYHEVSNNPLVVEAYMGSHGGDNS; via the coding sequence ATGACATTGCAAGAAACAATATTAAAAACAATTGGACTGGGGAAATCCTTCAAGGGATTTTCCGCGGTCACCGATGTGAACCTAGATGTCGCTCGGGGAACCATTCACGCTTTAATTGGGCCCAATGGAGCCGGTAAAACAACTTGCTTCAATTTGCTGACTAAATTTTTAGAGCCCAGCAGCGGACAAATCTTATTCAACGGTTTTGACATTACTAAAGAGGCCCCCGCACAAATTGCGAGACGGGGCATTATTCGCTCTTTTCAGATTTCTGCAGTTTTTCCACATTTAACGGTTATTGAAAATGTTCGTGTTGCACTGCAGCGAGAATTGGGTACCGAGTTTCACTTCTGGAAATCTGGAAATTCCTTGAATGTGCTTAACGAGCGCGCACTAGAGCTGCTTCATGAGGTTGGCTTAGAAGATTTTGCCAACGAGGAAACTCTCAACCTAGCTTATGGCCGTAAAAGGGCGCTTGAAATTGCAACAACTTTAGCTATGGAGCCAGAGTTAATGCTTTTGGATGAGCCCACCCAGGGAATGGGCCACGAAGATGTTGAGCGTGTAACAGAGTTGATTGATCGAGTGGCCAAGGGCCGTACTATTCTGATGGTTGAACACAATATGAAGGTGGTTTCTTCAATTGCAGATCGTATTACCGTTTTACAGCGTGGATCCGTGCTGGCTGAGGGTTCTTATCATGAGGTTTCAAACAACCCATTGGTTGTTGAGGCTTATATGGGTAGCCACGGGGGAGATAACTCATGA
- the gyrB gene encoding DNA topoisomerase (ATP-hydrolyzing) subunit B: MTEEKKVVEQYGAASIQILEGLEAVRKRPGMYIGDTSDGTGLHHLVFEVLDNSIDEALAGYCSEITVVIQTDNSISIVDNGRGVPTGIKYDDKHEPKRSAAEIVMTELHAGGKFDQNSYKVSGGLHGVGVSCVNALSKWLKLTIRRDGKAHYMEFARGVIQNRNVVDENGVLVSPITVTGDTELSGTEVHFLADETIFGNVEFHYEILVKRIRELSFLNNGVHIKLIDQRTGQEEDFAFSGGVKGFVEYINQTKNVLHPNIFYAEGNRPSDLGGQITAEVSMQWNDSFSEQVLCFTNNIPQRDGGTHLTGLRAAMTRVINKYIDEHEVAKKAKVEISGDDMREGLACVLSVKVPEPKFSSQTKDKLVSSEVRGPVEEIVAEALSAYLQERPADAKILCGKIVDAARAREAARKARDMTRRKGVLDGLGLPGKLADCQEKDPTKSELFIVEGDSAGGSAKQGRDRRFQAILPLKGKILNVEKARFDKMLASQEVVTLITVLGTGIGIEEYKADKLRYHRIIIMTDADVDGSHIRTLLLTFFYRQMPELIERGHIYIAQPPLYKVKFGKNEQYIKDDNELNQLLLKIALETASLQTPLGEIIEGEALNELAKHYQVIQSIVDRLSRTIDEDALRAIASGTPLNLDTEKSANESADRLRQALADSLNPLALPPEIIVQKEDRTERFRLLLSRRIHGNLKLSSINSDFVHGDDYQSLANAAAVLSGKVVAGSKVRRGDPDKNQKEQTIGDFRAAFAWLLSEAERVLSRQRYKGLGEMNPSQLWETTMDASSRTLLQVKIEDAIAADQVFTTLMGDEVEPRRAFIEKNALIARNLDV, encoded by the coding sequence ATGACTGAAGAAAAAAAAGTAGTAGAGCAGTACGGCGCTGCATCGATTCAAATCCTAGAGGGTCTTGAGGCTGTTCGTAAACGTCCTGGGATGTATATCGGAGACACATCCGATGGCACGGGTTTGCACCACCTTGTATTTGAGGTTTTGGATAACTCCATTGACGAAGCTTTGGCTGGTTATTGTTCTGAAATCACAGTAGTTATCCAAACTGATAACTCTATTTCTATTGTCGATAATGGTCGTGGTGTCCCAACAGGGATTAAATATGACGATAAGCATGAGCCGAAACGTAGTGCTGCTGAAATTGTCATGACTGAGCTCCATGCTGGTGGTAAGTTCGATCAAAATAGTTATAAAGTTTCTGGCGGCCTTCATGGTGTGGGTGTTAGTTGTGTAAATGCGCTATCTAAATGGTTAAAGTTAACCATTCGTCGTGATGGTAAAGCTCACTACATGGAATTTGCACGCGGCGTTATTCAAAATCGCAATGTTGTTGATGAGAATGGTGTTTTAGTTTCTCCAATTACCGTTACTGGCGACACTGAGTTATCGGGAACTGAAGTTCACTTTTTGGCCGACGAGACAATTTTTGGAAATGTTGAGTTTCATTATGAAATCTTGGTTAAACGTATTCGTGAACTCTCGTTTTTAAATAATGGTGTTCACATCAAACTTATTGACCAACGTACCGGTCAAGAAGAAGATTTTGCTTTCTCTGGTGGTGTAAAAGGCTTTGTGGAGTACATCAACCAAACTAAAAACGTACTGCACCCTAATATTTTTTATGCTGAGGGTAATCGCCCTTCAGACTTAGGTGGTCAAATTACCGCTGAAGTATCTATGCAGTGGAATGACAGCTTTAGTGAGCAAGTACTTTGCTTTACTAATAACATTCCACAACGGGATGGTGGAACACATTTGACCGGTTTGCGTGCCGCAATGACACGCGTCATTAACAAATACATTGATGAGCATGAAGTTGCTAAGAAAGCAAAAGTAGAAATTTCTGGCGACGATATGCGTGAGGGTTTAGCCTGTGTTTTGTCGGTGAAAGTTCCAGAGCCAAAATTCTCTAGCCAAACAAAAGATAAATTAGTTTCCAGTGAGGTCCGTGGGCCTGTTGAGGAGATTGTTGCTGAGGCCTTAAGTGCATATCTGCAAGAGCGCCCAGCGGATGCCAAGATTCTGTGCGGCAAGATTGTTGACGCTGCCCGCGCTAGAGAGGCGGCACGCAAAGCGCGTGATATGACCAGGCGTAAAGGTGTGTTGGATGGACTTGGTCTGCCCGGCAAGTTAGCCGACTGCCAAGAAAAAGACCCAACGAAGTCTGAACTCTTTATTGTTGAGGGAGACTCTGCGGGGGGCTCTGCGAAACAGGGGCGTGATCGTCGCTTCCAAGCAATTCTTCCTTTAAAAGGAAAAATCCTTAACGTTGAAAAAGCTCGTTTTGACAAAATGCTTGCTAGCCAAGAGGTGGTTACTTTAATTACCGTTCTGGGCACCGGCATCGGGATCGAAGAATATAAAGCAGACAAATTGCGCTATCACCGCATCATCATCATGACCGACGCGGACGTTGACGGTAGCCACATTCGCACCCTGCTATTAACCTTCTTTTATAGACAGATGCCTGAGTTGATCGAGCGTGGCCATATCTATATTGCCCAACCACCCCTTTACAAAGTAAAGTTTGGTAAGAATGAGCAGTACATTAAAGACGACAACGAGCTAAATCAGTTGTTATTAAAAATTGCACTTGAAACAGCATCCCTACAAACACCATTGGGTGAAATTATTGAGGGTGAGGCGCTCAATGAGTTAGCAAAACACTATCAAGTGATTCAGTCCATTGTTGACCGCTTGTCTCGCACCATTGATGAAGATGCTCTGCGAGCAATTGCTTCAGGAACACCATTAAATTTGGATACAGAAAAATCAGCAAATGAATCTGCTGATCGTTTAAGGCAAGCGCTTGCGGACTCTTTGAATCCTTTAGCTTTGCCACCAGAAATTATTGTTCAAAAAGAAGACCGTACTGAGCGCTTCCGTTTATTGTTATCGCGCCGCATTCATGGGAATCTGAAGCTCTCTTCCATTAATTCTGACTTTGTTCATGGCGATGATTATCAAAGCCTTGCAAATGCCGCAGCTGTTTTATCAGGTAAAGTTGTGGCGGGCTCCAAGGTTCGTCGTGGCGACCCAGACAAAAACCAAAAAGAGCAAACTATTGGCGACTTTAGAGCAGCCTTTGCCTGGTTGTTGTCTGAGGCGGAGCGCGTATTGAGTCGTCAACGCTATAAGGGTCTTGGTGAGATGAACCCTTCGCAGCTATGGGAAACCACGATGGATGCAAGCTCCAGGACACTTTTGCAGGTAAAGATTGAAGATGCAATTGCTGCAGACCAAGTCTTTACTACACTCATGGGGGATGAGGTGGAGCCTCGTCGTGCATTTATTGAAAAAAATGCCCTCATTGCCCGCAACTTAGACGTTTAA
- a CDS encoding ABC transporter ATP-binding protein, giving the protein MSTMALEVKNLESWYGESHILHGVNFAVRDGEVVTLLGRNGAGRSTILKTILGLTSKRAGSVEVYGAETIFMPTYKIARLGVGFCPEERGIFASLSTEENLLLLPEIAPGGMGLDEIYEMFPNLYERRNSPGTRLSGGEQQMLAMARILRTGAKLLLLDEITEGLAPVIVQKLGEVVTSLRNKGFTIVLVEQNFRFAAPLADRHYVVEHGNVVEVVQQSELAEKATLLNEYLGV; this is encoded by the coding sequence ATGAGCACCATGGCGCTAGAGGTTAAAAATTTAGAGTCTTGGTATGGCGAATCCCATATTTTGCATGGCGTGAATTTTGCTGTGCGTGATGGTGAGGTGGTTACTTTACTTGGACGAAATGGCGCCGGTCGAAGCACCATTCTGAAGACCATCCTAGGATTAACTAGCAAAAGAGCTGGTTCTGTAGAGGTGTATGGGGCGGAAACCATCTTCATGCCCACTTATAAGATTGCTCGTCTGGGGGTTGGTTTTTGCCCAGAAGAAAGAGGCATTTTTGCTAGTTTGAGTACAGAGGAAAACCTTTTGCTATTACCGGAGATTGCTCCTGGCGGCATGGGTTTGGATGAGATTTATGAAATGTTTCCAAATCTCTATGAAAGAAGAAATAGCCCTGGCACCCGCCTATCTGGTGGTGAGCAGCAAATGCTAGCGATGGCGCGAATTCTGAGAACCGGCGCAAAGCTATTGTTATTGGATGAGATTACTGAGGGGTTGGCGCCCGTGATTGTGCAAAAGCTTGGTGAAGTTGTTACCAGTTTGCGCAACAAAGGTTTCACGATTGTGTTGGTTGAGCAAAACTTTCGTTTTGCTGCACCCTTGGCTGATCGTCATTATGTTGTTGAGCATGGAAATGTGGTTGAGGTAGTGCAACAAAGCGAGCTTGCCGAAAAAGCAACCTTATTAAATGAGTATCTTGGTGTTTAG
- the dnaN gene encoding DNA polymerase III subunit beta, giving the protein MQLVNTSRDSLLKPLQVVSGIVERRHTLPILANLLFKKVGEKVSFISTDIEIQITTNANFGVGTEDVTTTVAARKLLDILRALPEGPVSLNLKDNKMVVQSGKSRFSLQTLSATEFPVMQSVGEVTAAWKMSQKSFRQLISQVHFSMAQQDIRYYLNGMLLVVEGKEVVAVATDGHRLAYSQVELAETPSGSGQKQEIIIPRKTILECQHLLEDSDESLEISLTANQVKFAFGDIELISKLVEGKFPDFQRVIPKGHKNSLVVGRDTLQSALQRAAILTTDKFKGVRFSLSPNRITIQSTNAEQEEAQEEIETDYAGDAVEIGFNVSYLLDVLSNLKSEKIQISLGDANSSAVITLPGSESFKYVVMPMRI; this is encoded by the coding sequence ATGCAACTCGTTAACACTTCTCGCGATAGCCTACTAAAACCACTTCAGGTTGTTAGTGGAATTGTTGAACGTAGACATACGCTGCCAATTTTGGCAAACCTCTTATTTAAAAAAGTTGGGGAAAAAGTTTCATTCATCTCCACTGATATTGAAATTCAAATTACAACGAACGCTAATTTTGGTGTTGGTACGGAGGATGTAACAACAACCGTTGCCGCCAGAAAACTTCTAGATATATTGCGTGCATTACCAGAGGGCCCGGTATCCTTAAATCTTAAAGATAACAAAATGGTTGTTCAAAGCGGCAAAAGCCGCTTCTCTTTGCAAACACTTTCTGCAACTGAATTTCCAGTAATGCAAAGTGTGGGTGAAGTAACCGCTGCTTGGAAGATGTCACAAAAGAGTTTCCGTCAACTCATTAGCCAAGTACATTTTTCAATGGCTCAACAAGATATTCGCTACTACTTAAACGGGATGTTGTTGGTGGTTGAAGGTAAAGAGGTGGTTGCGGTGGCAACAGATGGCCACCGCCTTGCTTACTCTCAAGTTGAACTGGCAGAGACCCCATCGGGCTCTGGTCAAAAACAAGAAATTATTATTCCCCGCAAAACAATTTTGGAGTGCCAACATTTACTTGAGGATTCTGATGAATCTTTAGAAATTAGCTTGACAGCTAATCAAGTGAAGTTTGCATTTGGTGATATTGAATTAATTTCGAAATTAGTTGAAGGTAAGTTTCCAGATTTCCAAAGGGTCATTCCAAAGGGTCATAAAAACTCACTCGTAGTTGGTCGTGATACCCTTCAATCAGCACTACAGCGTGCCGCTATCTTGACAACAGACAAATTTAAGGGTGTCCGTTTCTCTCTTTCCCCAAACCGCATCACCATTCAATCAACCAATGCTGAGCAGGAAGAAGCTCAAGAAGAGATTGAGACTGACTATGCTGGTGATGCAGTAGAAATTGGATTTAACGTTAGCTACTTGTTGGATGTTTTATCAAACCTAAAGAGCGAAAAGATTCAAATTAGCTTAGGTGATGCAAACAGCAGTGCTGTAATTACTCTGCCTGGCTCAGAGAGTTTTAAGTATGTTGTGATGCCAATGCGTATTTAA
- a CDS encoding SET domain-containing protein: protein MTSKKLKPPKVDRSSIVVKSSPIHGKGVFVAKPIKKGQAIIEYKGERISWKLAEKRHPHDPKDPNHTFYFSLEDGRVIDAKYGGNAARWINHSCKPICETREDSFDGEPRVFIYAKRALKVGEELFYDYSLDIEGKITKQMKKDYECRCGAKKCRGTMLATKDK from the coding sequence ATGACATCCAAAAAATTAAAACCACCTAAGGTGGACCGATCCTCTATTGTTGTGAAGTCTTCGCCGATTCATGGAAAAGGGGTCTTTGTTGCTAAGCCCATTAAAAAGGGTCAAGCAATCATTGAATATAAAGGCGAGCGCATTAGTTGGAAGCTTGCTGAGAAGCGCCACCCACATGACCCCAAAGACCCCAATCACACCTTTTACTTTTCCTTAGAAGATGGCCGTGTGATTGATGCGAAATATGGCGGGAATGCTGCGCGCTGGATCAATCATTCATGTAAGCCAATTTGCGAAACTCGGGAAGATAGTTTTGATGGTGAGCCCCGCGTGTTTATTTATGCAAAGCGCGCCCTTAAGGTTGGTGAAGAGTTGTTTTATGACTACTCACTTGATATTGAGGGCAAAATTACCAAGCAAATGAAAAAAGATTACGAGTGCCGTTGTGGTGCAAAAAAATGCCGTGGCACTATGCTTGCAACCAAAGATAAGTAA
- a CDS encoding branched-chain amino acid ABC transporter permease has protein sequence MFELLGITPQGLVAQLLVGLINGSFYAILSLGLAIIFGLLNIINFAHGAQYTMGAFIAWIGLTQISQWLGFPDLSINYWFALIVVPLVLAGFGLILERTMLRRLYHLDHLYGLLLTFGLALIIEGMFRHWYGISGESYPAPEILQGAIPLESLGIILPKYRIWVVVISMTVCFSTWYVIERTKLGAYLRAGTENPKLLQAFGINVPLMISLAYAYGVGLAGFAGVLAAPIFQVNPLMGSNLIIVVFAVVVIGGMGSIMGAILTGLGLGLVEGLTKVFYPEASGVVIFVIMAIVLLIRPAGLFGREK, from the coding sequence ATGTTTGAACTTCTCGGAATTACCCCTCAAGGGCTGGTAGCCCAGCTCTTGGTGGGGCTTATTAATGGCTCGTTCTACGCCATATTGAGTTTGGGATTGGCCATTATTTTTGGCCTTCTCAACATCATTAATTTTGCACATGGCGCTCAGTACACTATGGGCGCTTTTATTGCCTGGATTGGTTTAACCCAGATTAGCCAATGGCTTGGCTTTCCTGACCTATCTATTAATTATTGGTTTGCTCTTATTGTTGTGCCATTGGTTTTGGCGGGATTTGGCTTAATTTTGGAGCGCACGATGTTGCGCCGCCTGTACCACCTTGACCACCTATATGGTTTGTTGTTGACTTTTGGTTTGGCTCTCATTATTGAGGGCATGTTCCGTCATTGGTACGGCATCTCTGGAGAGAGCTATCCAGCCCCTGAGATACTGCAGGGGGCAATCCCCCTTGAGTCTCTTGGCATCATCTTGCCGAAGTATCGCATCTGGGTTGTGGTCATTTCTATGACGGTATGTTTCTCAACCTGGTATGTGATTGAGAGAACAAAGTTGGGTGCCTATTTGCGCGCTGGAACCGAAAATCCTAAATTACTACAAGCCTTTGGTATCAATGTCCCGCTGATGATTTCTTTGGCCTACGCCTATGGCGTTGGTCTAGCAGGTTTTGCTGGTGTATTAGCAGCCCCCATTTTCCAGGTGAACCCGTTGATGGGTTCCAACCTCATCATTGTTGTGTTTGCGGTGGTGGTGATTGGTGGTATGGGCTCGATTATGGGTGCCATCCTTACTGGTTTGGGCTTGGGTCTGGTTGAGGGCCTGACTAAGGTCTTTTATCCAGAGGCCTCCGGCGTTGTGATTTTTGTGATCATGGCAATTGTTCTTTTGATTCGCCCTGCTGGACTGTTTGGGCGGGAGAAATAA
- a CDS encoding DUF3717 domain-containing protein: MLFVTIQELEAAINYWRSQSPSEGDELRLCPEASALAKPYALMIVQGAQRVPVDVLDELARSAIQEFQKLS; the protein is encoded by the coding sequence ATGTTGTTTGTAACAATCCAAGAATTAGAGGCTGCCATCAATTACTGGCGCAGCCAGTCCCCATCAGAGGGTGATGAGTTGCGGCTCTGCCCTGAAGCTTCGGCCCTCGCCAAACCATATGCGTTAATGATTGTGCAGGGCGCCCAAAGGGTTCCGGTTGACGTCTTAGACGAATTGGCCCGTTCAGCAATTCAGGAATTTCAAAAACTTTCCTAA
- a CDS encoding branched-chain amino acid ABC transporter permease encodes MSPKTKLLYGILVLIALLLPFQDFIYLVFAMKVLCFALFACAFNLLLGFTGLLSFGHAAFFGTAAYITAYFCKEAGLSPELGILLGVVGSGVLGFLIGSLAIRRQGIYFAMVTLALSQMVYFLAVQLPFTGGEDGIQGVPRGMLFGLIDLKDDVAMYYFVLAVFLFGFAVIMRTVHSPFGQVLKAIRENEPRAISLGYDVDRFKLMSFVISAALSGLAGSMKSLVFQLATLTDVHWHMSGEVVLMTLLGGMGTILGPVVGAGIVVGLQNYLANIGSWSTIATGFIFVICVLAFRRGVVGEIAAHYKNKN; translated from the coding sequence ATGAGTCCAAAAACAAAATTGCTTTACGGCATCTTGGTTTTAATTGCCCTGTTATTGCCCTTCCAAGATTTTATTTATCTCGTGTTTGCAATGAAGGTGTTGTGCTTCGCCCTTTTTGCATGCGCATTCAATTTGCTTTTGGGTTTTACCGGGCTTCTATCTTTTGGCCATGCAGCATTTTTTGGAACTGCTGCTTACATTACCGCCTACTTCTGCAAAGAAGCGGGCCTCTCCCCTGAGTTAGGAATTCTGTTGGGCGTTGTTGGCTCTGGTGTTTTGGGATTCTTAATTGGATCGTTGGCCATTCGCAGACAAGGCATTTACTTTGCGATGGTGACTTTGGCTCTTTCGCAAATGGTTTACTTTTTAGCTGTTCAGCTTCCATTTACGGGTGGCGAAGATGGAATACAGGGTGTCCCCCGCGGCATGTTATTTGGCTTGATTGACCTAAAGGACGATGTTGCGATGTATTACTTTGTTTTGGCGGTTTTCTTATTTGGTTTTGCCGTCATCATGCGTACAGTGCACTCTCCGTTTGGTCAGGTTCTTAAGGCAATTCGCGAGAATGAGCCCCGCGCTATTTCCCTGGGCTATGACGTTGATCGTTTTAAGTTGATGTCTTTTGTGATCTCGGCCGCATTATCTGGCTTGGCTGGTTCCATGAAATCTTTGGTATTCCAGTTGGCAACACTGACCGATGTTCATTGGCATATGTCTGGCGAGGTTGTGTTGATGACCTTGCTTGGTGGTATGGGAACCATTCTGGGCCCAGTGGTTGGCGCGGGAATTGTCGTTGGCCTGCAAAATTATCTTGCCAATATTGGCTCATGGAGCACAATTGCAACAGGCTTCATTTTTGTCATTTGTGTTTTAGCATTCCGTCGAGGCGTTGTTGGCGAGATTGCTGCGCACTATAAAAACAAAAACTGA
- a CDS encoding ABC transporter substrate-binding protein: MKLKQITACLVAATMFGTNPAFAQSGSKVSGDVVKIGVLTDLSSTYSDLAGPGAVIAAKMAIADFSKDGTVIGKKIELVSADHQNKADIAANKAREWYDKDGVDVIVELVSTNVALAVMEVAEQKNKITLVSGAGSLTITNEKCTPNNVHWAYDTYALSNGTGKAVVKQGKKNWYFITADYAFGAALEKDATAVVTANGGKVLGTSKHPFPNSDFSSYLLKAQASGADVVALANAGQDTINTVKQASEFGINKKQTVVPLLMFISDVHSLGLPAAQGMYLTEGFYWDKDDKTRAFSKRFILQHKRMPTMVQAGVYSSVLAYLNAVQKAGTDDTQAVMKALKSTNIDDGLFKGKIRADGKFEHDMYLLEVKKPADSKSPWDYYNVRATIPAAEATLPLSQSKCKLVNK, from the coding sequence ATGAAGTTAAAGCAAATAACCGCGTGTCTGGTTGCGGCGACTATGTTTGGTACAAACCCAGCGTTTGCACAAAGTGGATCTAAGGTAAGTGGCGATGTTGTAAAGATTGGTGTATTAACCGACCTTTCATCAACCTACTCTGATTTGGCTGGCCCTGGTGCGGTAATTGCGGCAAAGATGGCGATTGCCGACTTTTCCAAAGACGGCACTGTAATTGGCAAGAAGATTGAGCTCGTAAGCGCTGACCACCAGAACAAAGCCGACATTGCTGCTAACAAAGCACGCGAATGGTACGACAAAGATGGTGTGGATGTAATTGTTGAATTGGTTTCAACCAACGTTGCCTTAGCTGTGATGGAAGTCGCAGAGCAAAAGAACAAGATTACTTTGGTTTCTGGCGCAGGCTCTTTAACCATTACCAATGAAAAATGCACGCCAAACAATGTGCATTGGGCTTATGACACCTATGCGCTGTCAAACGGCACAGGTAAAGCAGTTGTAAAACAGGGTAAAAAGAATTGGTACTTTATTACTGCCGACTATGCTTTCGGCGCTGCTCTTGAGAAAGATGCGACAGCTGTTGTGACTGCTAATGGCGGTAAAGTTTTGGGTACCAGCAAACACCCTTTCCCTAATAGCGATTTCTCTTCATACCTTTTAAAGGCGCAAGCTAGTGGTGCAGACGTAGTTGCTTTGGCAAATGCTGGTCAAGATACCATCAACACCGTTAAGCAAGCCTCTGAGTTTGGTATCAACAAAAAACAAACGGTTGTTCCTTTGTTGATGTTTATCTCCGATGTGCATTCTTTGGGCCTGCCTGCCGCACAAGGCATGTACCTTACAGAAGGCTTCTATTGGGACAAGGATGACAAGACCCGCGCATTCTCCAAACGTTTTATCTTGCAACACAAGCGTATGCCAACCATGGTTCAAGCCGGTGTTTACTCATCCGTTCTTGCTTATTTGAATGCGGTTCAAAAAGCTGGTACAGACGATACGCAGGCTGTAATGAAGGCGCTTAAATCAACCAACATCGATGACGGCCTCTTCAAAGGCAAGATTCGTGCGGATGGCAAGTTTGAGCATGACATGTATTTGTTGGAAGTGAAGAAACCTGCTGACTCTAAGAGCCCGTGGGATTATTACAATGTGCGCGCGACGATCCCTGCTGCTGAAGCAACTTTGCCGCTTTCGCAATCGAAGTGCAAGTTAGTTAATAAGTAA
- the dnaA gene encoding chromosomal replication initiator protein DnaA — protein MSNLHNPPALNSISPLGFWDDAIGILSRELSPQQFKTWIQPLTLLSFIESDDSLTIGAPNRFKLDWTKKTFADRFQELASQYFGRPINVGFTLSVEGGTTNTAPSITTEEPIEKNVSIEVPAPNISVEESAFEIEDHSKLNPNLTFETFVTGKANQLARAASIQVAHNPGTSYNPMFLYGGVGLGKTHLIHAIGNHLLKEKPNARIRYIHAEQYVSDVVRAYQQKAFDRFKRYYHSLDLLLIDDIQFFSGKSRTQEEFFYAFEALLSNKAQVIITSDTYPKEMAGIDDRLISRFDSGLTVAIEPPELEMRVAILMKKAISEGIPMSEDVAFFVAKHLRSNVRELEGALRKILAFVRFHGREVTIEVARTALKDLLSIQNRQISVENIQKAVADFYSIKVADMYSKRRPANIARPRQIAMFMAKELTQKSLPEIGELFGGRDHTTVLHAVRKIAEERAHDGQLNHEIHVIEQTLKA, from the coding sequence ATGAGCAACCTACACAATCCTCCCGCCTTGAATTCAATTAGCCCACTGGGGTTCTGGGATGATGCTATAGGCATTTTATCCCGCGAACTGTCGCCCCAACAGTTTAAAACATGGATTCAACCCCTTACTTTATTGTCTTTTATTGAAAGTGATGACTCACTAACAATTGGAGCCCCCAATCGATTTAAGTTGGACTGGACCAAAAAGACCTTTGCAGACCGATTCCAAGAGTTAGCCTCCCAGTATTTTGGGCGCCCCATTAATGTCGGTTTTACGCTTTCTGTAGAGGGTGGCACAACCAATACCGCGCCCTCCATAACAACGGAAGAGCCTATAGAAAAAAATGTTTCTATAGAGGTCCCGGCACCAAACATATCGGTAGAGGAGAGCGCTTTTGAGATTGAGGACCACTCAAAGCTCAATCCAAACCTCACTTTTGAAACATTTGTTACTGGCAAAGCCAATCAACTTGCCAGGGCGGCATCGATTCAGGTGGCGCATAACCCTGGAACCTCTTACAACCCCATGTTCTTATATGGTGGGGTAGGTCTGGGTAAGACCCATTTAATTCATGCGATTGGTAACCACCTCTTAAAAGAAAAGCCTAACGCCCGAATTCGTTATATCCACGCTGAGCAGTATGTTTCTGATGTGGTTCGTGCCTATCAGCAAAAAGCGTTTGACCGCTTTAAGCGCTACTACCACTCCTTAGACCTCTTGCTAATTGACGACATTCAATTCTTTAGCGGTAAATCCAGGACTCAGGAAGAGTTTTTCTATGCTTTTGAGGCTTTATTAAGCAATAAGGCTCAAGTTATTATTACTAGTGACACCTACCCCAAGGAAATGGCGGGTATCGATGATCGCCTTATTTCCCGTTTTGATTCTGGATTGACAGTTGCAATTGAGCCCCCAGAACTTGAAATGCGTGTAGCCATTTTGATGAAAAAAGCTATTAGTGAAGGCATCCCCATGAGTGAGGATGTTGCATTTTTTGTGGCAAAACACTTACGCTCAAACGTTCGTGAGCTAGAGGGGGCTTTGAGAAAGATTTTGGCGTTTGTTCGGTTCCACGGTCGTGAAGTAACGATTGAGGTTGCCAGAACAGCCCTAAAAGACCTGCTTTCTATTCAAAACCGGCAAATTTCTGTCGAGAATATTCAGAAGGCGGTTGCTGATTTCTATAGTATCAAGGTCGCAGACATGTATTCCAAGAGGCGCCCAGCCAACATTGCTCGACCCCGTCAAATTGCAATGTTTATGGCCAAAGAGTTGACACAAAAAAGCCTGCCGGAGATTGGTGAATTATTTGGCGGTAGGGACCACACAACAGTCCTTCACGCCGTTCGTAAAATTGCAGAGGAACGAGCACACGATGGGCAGCTAAACCATGAAATTCACGTTATTGAGCAAACTTTAAAAGCGTAG